A single Parabacteroides timonensis DNA region contains:
- a CDS encoding catalase, with amino-acid sequence MENKKLTAANGRPVADNQNSQTVGPRGQMVIQDPWFLEKLAHFDREVIPERRMHAKGSGAFGTFTVTHDITKYTKAVIFSEVGKKTDCFVRFSTVAGERGAADAERDIRGFAMKFYTEEGNWDLVGNNTPVFFLRDPLKFPDLNHAVKRDPKTNMRSANNNWDFWTLLPEALHQVTITMSSRGIPYSYRHMHGFGSHTYSFINAKNERIWVKFHLKTLQGIKNLTDQEAEAIIAKDRESHQRDLFESIEKGDFPRWKFQIQLMTEEQAENYRINPFDLTKVWPHGDFPLHDVGILELNRNPENYFADVEQAAFNPINTIEGIGFSPDKMLQGRLFSYGDAQRYRLGVNSEQIPVNRPRCPFHAYHRDGAMRVDGNYGSAKGYEPNSYGEWQDSPEKKEPPLKANGDIYNYNEREYDDDYYSQPGDLFRLMPADEQQLLFENTARQIGGAELFIQQRHVRNCYKADPAYGKGIADALGISLEDALKETR; translated from the coding sequence ATGGAAAACAAAAAACTAACAGCTGCCAACGGTCGCCCCGTTGCAGACAATCAGAACTCACAGACAGTGGGTCCGCGCGGACAAATGGTGATACAAGATCCCTGGTTCCTGGAAAAACTAGCTCACTTCGACCGCGAAGTCATTCCTGAAAGACGTATGCATGCCAAAGGCTCCGGAGCATTCGGAACCTTTACCGTGACACACGACATTACTAAATACACAAAGGCTGTAATTTTTAGTGAAGTCGGTAAAAAGACAGACTGTTTCGTTCGCTTCTCTACCGTTGCCGGCGAACGCGGAGCTGCAGATGCAGAACGCGATATTCGTGGTTTCGCCATGAAGTTTTACACAGAAGAAGGTAACTGGGATTTAGTCGGAAACAATACACCGGTATTTTTCCTGCGCGATCCGTTAAAGTTCCCCGACCTTAATCACGCCGTCAAAAGAGATCCGAAAACAAACATGCGCAGTGCAAACAACAACTGGGATTTCTGGACATTGCTTCCGGAAGCATTACACCAGGTTACCATTACCATGAGTTCTCGCGGTATCCCTTATTCTTATCGCCACATGCACGGTTTCGGTAGCCATACATATAGCTTTATCAATGCCAAGAACGAACGTATCTGGGTGAAGTTCCACCTGAAAACATTACAGGGAATCAAGAACCTGACCGACCAGGAAGCGGAAGCGATCATCGCAAAAGACCGTGAATCGCACCAGCGTGACCTGTTTGAAAGCATTGAAAAAGGTGATTTCCCCAGATGGAAATTCCAGATCCAGCTGATGACGGAAGAACAGGCAGAAAACTACCGTATCAATCCGTTCGACCTGACAAAGGTATGGCCGCACGGCGACTTCCCGCTGCATGACGTGGGTATTCTCGAACTGAACCGTAACCCGGAAAACTATTTCGCAGATGTGGAACAAGCAGCCTTCAACCCGATCAATACGATAGAAGGTATCGGTTTCTCTCCGGATAAAATGCTTCAGGGCCGCCTGTTCTCTTATGGTGACGCACAGCGTTATCGCTTGGGTGTAAACTCTGAGCAAATACCGGTAAACAGACCTCGTTGTCCTTTTCATGCTTACCATCGCGACGGAGCTATGCGCGTAGACGGTAACTACGGTTCTGCAAAAGGATATGAACCGAATAGCTACGGCGAATGGCAGGATTCTCCCGAAAAGAAAGAACCGCCTTTGAAAGCCAACGGCGATATCTACAATTACAACGAACGCGAATACGATGACGATTATTACAGCCAGCCGGGCGACCTCTTCCGTCTGATGCCTGCCGACGAACAGCAGCTCCTGTTCGAAAACACTGCCCGTCAGATCGGTGGAGCCGAATTGTTCATCCAGCAACGTCACGTTCGCAACTGTTACAAAGCCGATCCGGCCTATGGAAAAGGTATTGCCGATGCACTCGGCATCAGCCTGGAAGATGCTTTGAAAGAAACAAGATAG